The following proteins are encoded in a genomic region of Nakaseomyces glabratus chromosome J, complete sequence:
- a CDS encoding uncharacterized protein (CAGL0J00253g~Putative adhesin-like protein), with product MFVVLLLLSFAFAQIEPPAGGVGINNNNNNNNNNGTDLSSSNIIPSSDPYSFTPDESTQLQVPSSTSSVVPVEPSSFTNSFSTLISQSPSTFSSTFSSTFSSIIPSSFSSLPSSSRSSQYTPSSTISSISSSSSLSSSSSYFSSSISVRSSYSSSSRSSSSIISSSSRSTIAPSSSSSSFFSSAITSSSSSVYSSFSSFSSSYSSSSSSISPSSTLSTFSSSSSILPSSTTSSSTTSISSSISSTTITTSSTPSSSSSINTSNVIITSVIEGKTILSNSYTTITYSPESTAHKSPQNKSGNHGLSSKNKKIVIGCVVGIGVPLLIAILVLLYIFCIMPTRTDFIDSDGKVITAYKRNIFVTIWYSLLGKNLDDARNFSSESPMGSDDNSSDFIITNDKDVANTYEVPDIDTTQASANEEDDLINNIRGRNFKAHRHSTSLTSNIYTESSVDEFTTPSQGRQYDHLSIVNSIASENIIPEDFDDGYYHRGGNLNVTNY from the coding sequence ATGTTTGTGGTGTTACTTCTGCTGAGTTTTGCCTTTGCACAGATAGAGCCACCAGCAGGTGGAGTTGgtatcaacaacaacaacaacaacaataataataatggtACTGATCTTTCCAGTTCCAATATAATCCCAAGTTCAGACCCTTACTCATTTACACCGGATGAATCTACTCAACTCCAGGTGCCGTCCTCCACTTCATCGGTGGTACCTGTGGAACCTTCGTCATTCACAAATTCCTTCAGCACTCTCATATCACAAAGCCCAAGTACATTCTCAAGCACATTTTCAAGCACATTTTCATCCATTATTCCATCaagtttttcttcattaccatcatcatcaaGAAGTTCACAATATACTCCTTCATCTACAATTTCGAGTATATCGTCCTCATCATCTCTATCCAGTTCGTCATCTTACTTTTCCAGTTCCATTTCAGTTAGAAGCTCATATTCATCAAGCTCTAGAAGTTCAAGCAGCATAATATCGTCATCCTCTAGATCAACAATTGCTCCAAGCAGTTCCAGCTCGTCGTTTTTTTCAAGTGCGATTACTTCATCTAGCTCCTCGGTCTATTCAAGTTTCTCATCCTTTTCCTCCAGTTATTCGTCTAGCTCATCCTCCATTAGCCCATCCTCTACATTGTCAACTTTCAGCTCTAGTAGTTCTATACTACCTTCAAGTACCACATCTTCCTCAACAACATCgatttcatcatcaattaGCTCTACGACTATTACTACTTCATCCACCCCAAGCTCATCAAGTTCAATAAATACATCAAATGTTATTATCACGAGTGTAATTGAAGGCAAAACTATTCTGTCAAATTCATATACAACCATCACTTATTCACCCGAATCGACTGCGCATAAGTCGCCGCAAAATAAGAGTGGAAACCATGGGTTGTCtagcaaaaacaaaaaaattgtgatTGGCTGTGTGGTAGGTATCGGTGTTCCGTTGCTCATTGCCATTTTAGTGTTACTCTATATTTTCTGCATCATGCCCACTAGAACTGACTTTATCGATTCTGACGGTAAAGTGATTACCGCATACAAAAggaatatttttgttaCCATATGGTACTCATTACTAGGAAAGAATCTTGATGATGCTAGGAACTTTAGTTCAGAATCACCAATGGGTAGTGACGATAACTCATCCGATTTTATCATTACAAATGACAAAGATGTTGCCAATACCTATGAGGTACCAGATATCGATACCACTCAAGCTTCCGCTAATGAAGAGGATGATTTAATCAATAACATACGAGGCAGAAATTTCAAAGCACATCGACATTCGACAAGTTTGACAAGTAATATCTATACGGAATCATCTGTTGATGAATTCACAACACCGTCACAGGGAAGACAATATGACCATCTTTCGATTGTCAATAGCATAGCTTCTGAAAATATCATCCCAgaagattttgatgatGGGTACTACCATCGTGGTGGCAATTTGAATGTTACTAACTACTGA
- the RRP45 gene encoding exosome non-catalytic core subunit RRP45 (CAGL0J00275g~Ortholog(s) have cytosol, exosome (RNase complex), nucleus localization) has translation MAKDIEISTSEATFIVEALRQKQRLDGRRLDQFRDVQIEFGKEYGDVTVRMGKTLVQCRISCQITEPYEDRPFEGLFVISTEISPMAGPQFENGNSTGEDEVLCARIIEKAVRRSGALDVEGLCIVAGSKCWAVRADVHYLNCDGGFIDASCIAVMAALSHFRKPDISVHGEDVVVYPVDEREPVPLGILHIPICVTFSFFNPQDTEENIKGDSNAEISIIDATTKEELLRDGVLTVTLNKNREVVQVSKAGGLPMDALQLMQCCHKAYEITEQLTDMILKEVKHDLAKRDKYSSILSSENAR, from the coding sequence ATGGCTAAGGATATAGAAATTTCGACATCAGAGGCTACGTTTATAGTAGAGGCCCTAAGACAGAAGCAAAGGCTTGACGGTAGGAGACTCGATCAGTTCAGGGATGTGCAGATTGAATTTGGGAAGGAGTATGGTGATGTAACGGTACGGATGGGTAAGACATTAGTCCAATGTAGAATTAGTTGTCAGATAACAGAGCCCTACGAGGATAGACCATTTGAAGGGCTATTTGTAATCTCGACAGAGATATCACCAATGGCAGGCccacaatttgaaaatggtaATAGCACAGGGGAGGATGAAGTGTTATGCGCACGTATCATTGAGAAGGCAGTGAGAAGATCAGGTGCACTAGATGTCGAGGGGCTCTGTATAGTGGCAGGAAGCAAGTGTTGGGCAGTAAGAGCGGATGTGCACTACTTGAACTGTGATGGTGGATTCATTGATGCCTCTTGTATTGCTGTCATGGCGGCGCTATCTCACTTCAGAAAGCCAGACATAAGTGTACATGGGGAGGACGTGGTAGTTTATCCCGTGGATGAAAGAGAACCAGTTCCGCTGGGTATTCTACATATTCCTATCTGTGTTACCTTCTCATTTTTCAACCCACAGGATACAGAAGAGAACATCAAAGGTGATAGCAATGCTGAAATATCCATTATCGATGCCACGACAAAGGAAGAGTTACTGAGAGACGGTGTATTGACGGTTACACTAAACAAGAATAGAGAAGTTGTACAGGTATCGAAAGCAGGTGGTCTGCCGATGGACGCACTCCAATTGATGCAATGTTGCCACAAGGCGTATGAGATCACGGAGCAACTGACTGACATGATACTAAAGGAAGTGAAGCATGACCTCGCGAAGAGAGACAAGTACTCTTCTATACTAAGCTCTGAAAATGCCAGATAG
- the DDE1 gene encoding Dde1p (CAGL0J00297g~Ortholog(s) have endoplasmic reticulum localization) has translation MFDIGFLIKLSITVLAFVLGTNWLLSSFVLDFMRDWTQVALNQQSNVSSVRKEKESAHYRNFLIPLGFPLTTGLSLSLGYKSRNGNVCDIWNAVMEVGEGQNTIQLYNENGQLEKFSLSRLNGLVKKILQLEGIEKCRRIGITVPINTIQGFVLTIAGMVRSVTHSAPIQMLSSVPRSKIDGLDIIVIPTWKSYTRLNGSENWYSKILILEKEPMIENIPANVIFWDDLVNGSLTDSEFDYTCPEDMSDDKKDLMYVTSPQNQTNRFSQMNLVSTVASCIKGFPVDHSLSEKDNLLVGAQQSKPLESLSVWPKLFAVLLHGGSVSFLKVTDTNLNNLDGVTLASLSRQEIEILHREILSNNTSIFDRIKKKWAETLFSEGIFTQFAKKKISSIKNMRCIYVVNELLNADIISSLDSSKIESYDTATVGNVLSSKLLGDIRSEFGCRVVQELVCPYMLMGIISGTNYYDYRVFPENVDKLLACFGTLETNLEAKMVEVISKKKLDVTKRQGMLCIRGYSIGKPLDEERLNHALQLSDTVGGADGWMPLIGVFGLFGTDGCLYIYK, from the coding sequence ATGTTTGACATAGGGTTTCTGATAAAGCTCAGTATAACAGTGTTGGCCTTTGTGCTAGGCACCAACTGGCTTTTGAGCTCATTTGTGCTGGATTTCATGCGTGATTGGACTCAAGTAGCCCTGAACCAACAGTCGAATGTCTCTAGTGTtagaaaagagaaagaaagtGCACATTATAGAAATTTCCTGATCCCATTGGGGTTTCCGCTAACTACAGGATTGAGCTTATCACTTGGCTACAAGAGCAGAAATGGGAACGTCTGTGATATATGGAATGCGGTCATGGAAGTTGGGGAGGGACAAAACACAATACAATTGTATAACGAAAATGGCCAGTTAGAGAAGttttcactttcaagaCTCAATGGTTTAGTGAAAAAGATACTGCAGTTGGAGGGTATTGAGAAGTGCAGACGAATTGGTATTACAGTCCCAATAAATACAATTCAAGGGTTTGTATTGACCATTGCCGGTATGGTTAGATCAGTTACCCATTCGGCTCCAATTCAGATGTTATCATCTGTTCCAAGAAGTAAGATTGATGGTCTTGATATTATTGTAATTCCTACCTGGAAATCATACACTAGACTAAATGGTAGTGAGAACTGGTATAGCAAGATCCTTATACTGGAAAAGGAACCAATGATCGAAAATATACCTGCCAATGTAATATTTTGGGACGATTTGGTTAATGGATCACTTACCGATAGTGAATTTGATTATACTTGCCCTGAAGATATGTCTGACGACAAAAAAGACCTGATGTATGTGACTTCTCCTCAAAATCAAACTAACAGATTCTCTCAAATGAATTTAGTAAGCACAGTGGCATCTTGTATAAAAGGATTTCCAGTCGATCATAGCTTAAGCGAAAAAGACAATTTATTAGTTGGCGCGCAACAATCAAAGCCTTTGGAAAGTTTGTCAGTCTGGCCTAAACTTTTTGCAGTATTACTTCATGGTGGATCCGTATCCTTTTTGAAAGTCACTGACACTAATTTAAACAACTTAGATGGTGTTACATTGGCATCATTATCAAGAcaggaaattgaaattcttcACCGGGAAATTTTATCTAATAACActtctatttttgatagaataaagaaaaaatgggCAGAAACTCTGTTCAGTGAAGGTATATTTACAcaatttgcaaaaaaaaagatttcCAGCATCAAGAATATGAGATGCATCTACGTTGTAAATGAATTACTGAACGCCGATATAATCTCCTCCCTTGACTCTAGTAAAATAGAATCATATGACACCGCAACAGTGGGCAATGTTCTAAGCAGTAAGTTATTGGGGGATATTAGAAGTGAGTTTGGATGTCGGGTTGTCCAGGAACTTGTTTGTCCATATATGTTGATGGGAATTATTTCTGGTACTAACTACTATGACTATAGAGTGTTTCCTGAAAATGTAGATAAATTGTTGGCCTGCTTTGGAACATTGGAGACTAACTTAGAAGCAAAAATGGTAGAGGtcatttcaaagaaaaaactagATGTAACAAAACGACAAGGTATGTTATGCATAAGAGGCTACAGTATAGGTAAACCTTTAGATGAAGAAAGGTTAAACCATGCACTGCAATTGAGCGATACTGTTGGGGGCGCTGATGGTTGGATGCCACTTATTGGCGTATTTGGCTTATTTGGAACTGATGGTTGCTtgtatatttataaatga
- the INM1 gene encoding inositol monophosphate 1-phosphatase INM1 (CAGL0J00319g~Ortholog(s) have inositol monophosphate 1-phosphatase activity, role in inositol phosphate dephosphorylation and cytoplasm, nucleus localization), which translates to MDLLSIEKFLCDLSVNQVGPIIKKKSGTQHVYDLKTGERAVDIVTAIDKQVEKLIWDSLKEQYPDFKFVGEESYVKGVTTITDDPTFIVDPIDGTTNFVHDFPFSCTSLGLTINKEPVVGVIYNPHLDLLISASKGNGIRINREPFDHKAKLESMGPLYLNKSVVALQPGSAREGNNFKTKMKTYESLLSCDEGFVHGFRNLGSTAMTLAYIATGNLDSYWDGGCYSWDVCAGWCILKEAGGIIVGANPGEWDIPIDNRSYLAVRGTTEEGGKELQKKYVDDFWKCVKGKLSYD; encoded by the coding sequence atggaCCTACtctcaattgaaaaattccTTTGTGATTTGAGTGTCAATCAAGTAGGACCAAtaatcaaaaagaaatctggGACACAGCATGTTTATGATCTAAAAACTGGCGAAAGGGCtgttgatattgttacaGCAATTGATAAACAGGTTGAGAAATTAATCTGGGATTCTTTGAAAGAGCAATATCCAGATTTCAAGTTTGTTGGTGAGGAAAGTTATGTTAAAGGTGTGACAACGATCACTGATGATCCGACATTTATTGTTGACCCGATTGACGGTACAACCAATTTTGTACATGATTTCCCATTCAGTTGTACATCTTTAGGGTTAACCATTAATAAAGAACCAGTAGTTGGAGTAATATACAATCCTCACTTGGATTTGCTTATTTCTGCTTCCAAAGGCAACGGTATTAGGATAAACCGCGAACCTTTTGATCATAAAGCTAAATTGGAATCTATGGGGCCTTTATATCTGAATAAATCTGTGGTTGCACTTCAACCAGGTTCTGCAAGAGAAGGTAATAATTTCAAgacaaaaatgaaaacatatGAATCTCTGTTATCTTGTGACGAAGGGTTTGTCCATGGCTTCAGAAACTTAGGTTCAACTGCAATGACATTGGCTTATATTGCTACTGGTAACTTAGATAGTTATTGGGATGGTGGTTGTTACTCTTGGGATGTATGTGCGGGATGGTGTATCCTAAAGGAAGCAGGAGGTATCATTGTTGGCGCCAATCCCGGTGAATGGGATATTCCAATTGACAACAGATCATATTTAGCTGTGCGTGGTACAACTGAAGAGGGAGGTAAAGAActacaaaagaaatatgtGGATGACTTTTGGAAGTGTGTAAAGGGTAAATTGAGCTACGACTAA